A genomic segment from Pseudomonas sessilinigenes encodes:
- the cyoE gene encoding heme o synthase, producing the protein MATLIGTRQHPQALWRDYLELTKPKVVVLMLITSLVGMFLATRAGVPWTVLVFGNLGIGLCAGGAAAVNHVVDRRIDAQMARTHKRPLAEGRVSPRAALAFALLLALAGQALLLAFTNPLTAWLTLASLLGYAVVYTGFLKRATPQNIVIGGLAGAAPPLLGWVAATGHLSAEPLLLVLVIFAWTPPHFWALAIHRKEEYAKADIPMLPVTHGEQYTKVHILLYTCALLAVSLLPFVIHMSGVLYLACALILGGRFLQWAWVLYRGTRPHAAIDTFKYSIYYLFLLFIALLVDHYLLLNL; encoded by the coding sequence ATGGCGACTCTGATCGGTACCCGTCAGCACCCCCAGGCGCTCTGGCGCGATTACCTGGAACTGACCAAGCCCAAGGTGGTGGTGCTGATGCTGATCACCTCCCTGGTGGGCATGTTCCTCGCCACCCGGGCCGGCGTACCCTGGACCGTGCTGGTGTTCGGCAACCTGGGCATCGGTCTGTGTGCGGGAGGCGCGGCGGCCGTCAACCATGTGGTGGACCGGCGCATCGATGCGCAGATGGCCCGCACCCACAAGCGTCCACTGGCCGAGGGCCGGGTTTCGCCCCGGGCCGCCCTGGCCTTCGCCCTGCTTTTGGCCCTGGCCGGGCAGGCGTTGCTGCTGGCCTTCACCAATCCATTGACGGCCTGGCTGACCCTGGCTTCGCTGTTGGGTTATGCGGTGGTCTACACCGGCTTTCTCAAGCGCGCGACGCCGCAGAACATCGTCATCGGCGGTTTGGCGGGCGCCGCCCCGCCGCTGCTGGGCTGGGTCGCCGCCACTGGCCACCTGAGCGCCGAGCCGCTGCTGCTGGTGCTGGTCATCTTCGCCTGGACCCCACCGCACTTCTGGGCCCTGGCCATCCACCGCAAGGAGGAGTACGCCAAGGCCGATATCCCGATGCTGCCGGTGACCCACGGCGAGCAGTACACCAAGGTGCATATCCTGCTCTACACCTGCGCCCTGCTGGCGGTGAGCCTGCTGCCCTTCGTGATCCACATGAGCGGCGTGCTGTACCTGGCCTGCGCCCTGATCCTGGGCGGGCGCTTCCTGCAATGGGCATGGGTGCTGTACCGTGGCACTCGACCACACGCGGCGATCGATACCTTCAAGTACTCTATCTACTACTTGTTCCTGCTGTTCATCGCCTTGCTCGTAGACCACTACCTACTGTTGAACCTATGA
- a CDS encoding methionine ABC transporter permease, whose amino-acid sequence MEGLLSYFNNIDWVDIGIATSDTMIMLSTSLFFTVLVGLPLGVLLFLCSPKQLLEQKGVYSVLGFVVNAIRSLPFIILLIVMIPTTVFITGTSLGVAGAIPPLVVGASTFFARLVETALREVDRGIIEATQAMGATTRQIIMNALLPEARPGIIAAITVTAIALVGYTAMAGVVGAGGLGDLAIRYGYQRFQDDVMSVTVVLLIVLVQVLQIIGDKLVVHFSRK is encoded by the coding sequence ATGGAAGGACTACTGAGTTACTTCAACAATATCGACTGGGTCGACATCGGCATCGCCACCAGCGACACCATGATCATGCTCAGCACATCCCTGTTTTTCACCGTACTGGTGGGCTTGCCACTGGGCGTCTTGCTGTTCCTGTGCAGCCCCAAGCAGCTACTGGAGCAGAAAGGCGTCTATTCGGTGCTGGGCTTCGTGGTCAACGCCATACGCTCGTTGCCATTCATCATCCTGCTGATTGTGATGATCCCCACCACCGTGTTCATCACAGGTACTTCTCTTGGAGTCGCAGGGGCCATTCCGCCGCTGGTGGTGGGGGCCTCGACCTTCTTCGCCCGCCTGGTGGAAACCGCGCTGCGTGAAGTGGACCGGGGCATCATCGAAGCGACCCAGGCCATGGGCGCCACGACCCGCCAGATCATCATGAACGCCCTGCTGCCAGAAGCCCGTCCGGGCATCATCGCGGCCATCACTGTCACCGCCATCGCCCTGGTCGGCTATACCGCCATGGCCGGCGTGGTGGGTGCGGGGGGCCTGGGCGACCTGGCCATTCGTTATGGCTACCAGCGTTTCCAGGATGACGTGATGTCGGTCACCGTGGTGCTGCTGATCGTGCTGGTTCAGGTTCTGCAGATCATCGGCGATAAACTGGTAGTGCACTTTTCCCGTAAATAA
- a CDS encoding cytochrome c oxidase assembly protein translates to MAEVSLKKLVTRLLLVVVAMFVFGFALVPIYDVMCKALGINGKTGGQYQDAQRQQVDASRQVRVQFLSTNAIDMVWDFYPKSDDIVVHPGAVNEMIFIARNPSDHPMSAQAIPSISPSSAAMYFHKTECFCFTQQVLQPGEQIEMPVRFIVDRDMPKDVKHLTLAYTLFDITARHPPVAAATKTGG, encoded by the coding sequence ATGGCTGAAGTCTCGTTGAAGAAGCTGGTCACGCGGCTGCTGCTGGTGGTCGTGGCGATGTTCGTCTTCGGTTTTGCCCTGGTGCCGATCTACGACGTGATGTGCAAGGCCCTGGGAATCAACGGCAAGACCGGCGGGCAGTACCAGGATGCGCAACGGCAGCAGGTCGATGCCTCGCGCCAGGTGCGGGTGCAGTTCTTGTCGACCAATGCCATCGACATGGTCTGGGACTTCTACCCCAAGTCCGATGACATCGTGGTCCACCCGGGGGCGGTGAACGAAATGATCTTCATTGCCCGCAACCCCAGCGACCACCCGATGAGTGCCCAGGCGATCCCGAGCATCTCGCCCAGCAGTGCGGCGATGTATTTCCACAAGACCGAGTGCTTCTGCTTTACCCAGCAGGTGCTGCAACCCGGTGAGCAGATCGAGATGCCCGTGCGTTTCATCGTCGATCGCGACATGCCCAAGGATGTGAAGCACCTGACGCTGGCTTACACGCTGTTCGATATCACCGCGCGTCATCCACCGGTGGCGGCCGCCACCAAGACTGGCGGCTAG
- a CDS encoding COX15/CtaA family protein, translating into MAKPGFRLALFATLLALLVVLLGAYTRLTHAGLGCPDWPGCYGFISVPQSEAQLAHAELHFPESPVEEHKGWNEMIHRYFAGTLGLLIALLAARSWTHRRYPGQPLKLPLFILAVVFAQAAFGMWTVTLKLWPQVVTAHLLGGFATLSLLFLLTLRLSGVLPALIVPRRLQYWATAALVLVIGQIALGGWVSSNYAAVACIDLPTCHGQWWPQMDFANGFHLTQHIGPNYLGGQLDSDARTAIHMTHRLGALLVSLVLLGLAWQLRQVGMTRLAALVLVALAAQVSLGLSNVLFHLPLPVAVAHNAGGAALLLTLVLVNYHARTSLVPVRDRRLPGWRLSPRKHVASLITIKGEMPWRL; encoded by the coding sequence ATGGCCAAACCTGGATTTCGCCTTGCCTTGTTCGCCACCCTGCTGGCGTTACTGGTGGTGCTGCTGGGGGCCTATACCCGGCTGACCCATGCCGGTCTCGGTTGCCCCGACTGGCCCGGTTGCTACGGCTTTATCAGCGTGCCGCAAAGCGAAGCCCAGCTGGCCCATGCCGAGCTGCATTTCCCCGAGTCGCCAGTGGAGGAGCACAAGGGCTGGAACGAGATGATCCACCGTTATTTCGCCGGCACCCTGGGGCTGCTGATTGCGCTCCTGGCCGCGCGTTCCTGGACCCATCGGCGTTACCCCGGACAGCCCCTGAAACTGCCGCTGTTCATCCTGGCGGTGGTCTTCGCCCAGGCCGCCTTTGGCATGTGGACCGTGACCCTCAAGCTCTGGCCCCAGGTGGTGACCGCTCATTTGCTGGGCGGCTTCGCCACCTTGAGCTTGTTGTTCCTGTTGACCTTGCGCCTGTCCGGCGTGCTGCCGGCGCTGATCGTGCCGCGGCGCCTGCAGTATTGGGCCACGGCTGCCCTGGTGCTGGTGATTGGGCAGATCGCCCTGGGCGGCTGGGTCAGCTCCAATTACGCGGCGGTGGCCTGTATCGACCTGCCCACCTGCCATGGGCAGTGGTGGCCGCAGATGGATTTTGCCAATGGCTTCCACCTGACCCAGCACATCGGCCCCAACTACCTGGGGGGGCAGTTGGATAGCGATGCCCGCACCGCGATCCACATGACCCACCGCCTGGGCGCGCTGCTGGTGAGCCTGGTGCTGCTGGGACTGGCCTGGCAGTTGCGCCAGGTGGGCATGACCCGCCTGGCCGCGCTGGTGCTGGTGGCGCTGGCCGCGCAGGTCAGCCTGGGCCTGAGCAACGTTCTGTTCCACCTGCCGCTGCCCGTGGCTGTCGCCCATAACGCCGGCGGTGCGGCGCTGTTGCTGACCCTGGTGCTGGTCAACTATCACGCCCGGACCAGCCTGGTGCCGGTCCGGGACCGCCGCCTGCCGGGCTGGCGGCTCAGTCCACGCAAGCACGTGGCGAGTCTCATCACCATCAAAGGAGAGATGCCATGGCGACTCTGA
- a CDS encoding SCO family protein: MTRTQKTVFILVAVVALILGLTVNKVLSGKGQGDPTALIDAGIIMLPQSRTLPAVKMLDQDGQPVVVDELKGKWSLLFFGYTFCPDICPTTLAQLRQIKSELPKEVVDQLQIVLVSVDPNRDTPQQLKQYLGYFDKDFKGLTASSVEDLQKLANAVSIPFIPADTSKANYTVDHSGNLAVIGPDGNQRGFIRAPLNNQKLVAQLPAMVQRK; encoded by the coding sequence ATGACCAGAACCCAGAAAACCGTCTTCATCCTCGTTGCCGTGGTAGCCCTGATCCTGGGCCTGACCGTTAACAAAGTCCTGTCCGGCAAAGGCCAGGGCGACCCTACCGCGCTGATCGACGCCGGTATCATCATGCTGCCCCAGAGCCGTACCCTGCCCGCGGTGAAGATGCTCGACCAGGATGGCCAGCCAGTGGTGGTGGACGAGCTCAAGGGCAAGTGGTCGCTGCTGTTCTTCGGCTATACCTTCTGCCCGGACATCTGCCCCACTACCCTGGCCCAGCTACGCCAGATCAAGAGCGAGCTGCCCAAGGAGGTGGTGGACCAGTTGCAGATCGTGCTGGTCAGCGTCGATCCCAACCGCGATACCCCGCAGCAGCTCAAGCAGTACCTGGGCTACTTCGACAAGGACTTCAAGGGCCTGACCGCCTCTTCGGTGGAAGACCTGCAAAAGCTTGCCAATGCCGTGAGCATTCCCTTCATCCCGGCCGACACCAGCAAGGCCAACTACACCGTGGACCACAGCGGCAACCTGGCGGTGATCGGCCCGGATGGCAACCAGCGTGGCTTCATCCGCGCGCCGTTGAACAACCAGAAACTGGTGGCCCAACTACCGGCGATGGTGCAACGCAAGTAA
- a CDS encoding cytochrome c oxidase subunit 3, which yields MATHEHYYVPAQSKWPIIATLGMFVTVAGLATWFNDLKAARPESHGPLIFFVGGLLLAYMLFGWFGAVIKESRAGLYSAQLDRSFRWGMSWFIFSEVMFFLAFFGALFYVRHLSGPWLGGEGHKGIAHTLWPNFQFVWPLLENPDPKLFPSPKGTISPWGLPLLNTVLLVSSSVTVTIAHHALKKGHRGALKLWLALTVLLGCAFLGFQAQEYIHAYHELGLTLGSGIYGATFFMLTGFHGAHVTIGTLILFVMLMRVMRGHFDAEHQFGFEAASWYWHFVDVVWIGLFVFVYVL from the coding sequence ATGGCGACTCATGAGCACTATTACGTTCCCGCCCAGAGCAAGTGGCCGATCATCGCCACGCTGGGCATGTTCGTCACCGTGGCCGGCCTTGCGACCTGGTTCAACGACCTCAAGGCGGCACGCCCGGAATCCCACGGCCCGCTGATCTTCTTCGTCGGCGGCCTGCTGCTGGCCTACATGCTGTTCGGCTGGTTCGGCGCGGTGATCAAGGAAAGCCGCGCAGGCCTGTATAGCGCCCAGCTCGATCGCTCGTTCCGCTGGGGCATGAGCTGGTTCATCTTCTCGGAGGTGATGTTCTTCCTGGCCTTCTTCGGCGCCTTGTTCTATGTGCGGCACCTGTCCGGCCCCTGGCTTGGCGGTGAGGGGCACAAAGGCATCGCCCACACCTTGTGGCCGAACTTCCAGTTCGTCTGGCCGCTGCTCGAAAACCCCGATCCGAAGCTGTTCCCATCGCCCAAGGGGACCATCAGCCCCTGGGGCCTGCCACTACTCAATACCGTGCTGCTGGTGAGTTCCAGCGTCACCGTGACCATCGCCCACCACGCCCTGAAGAAGGGCCATCGCGGGGCGCTGAAGCTGTGGCTGGCGCTGACCGTGCTGCTGGGCTGCGCCTTCCTGGGCTTCCAGGCCCAGGAGTACATCCATGCCTACCACGAGCTGGGCCTGACCCTGGGCTCGGGGATCTACGGCGCGACGTTCTTCATGCTCACCGGCTTTCACGGGGCCCACGTGACCATCGGCACGCTGATCCTGTTCGTGATGCTGATGCGGGTGATGCGTGGGCATTTCGATGCCGAGCACCAGTTCGGCTTCGAGGCCGCCAGCTGGTATTGGCACTTCGTCGATGTGGTGTGGATCGGCTTGTTCGTTTTCGTCTACGTGCTCTGA
- the ctaD gene encoding cytochrome c oxidase subunit I, giving the protein MSAVIDDHGHAGHDDHAHGPAKGLMRWVLTTNHKDIGTLYLWFSFTMFLVGGTFAMVIRAELFQPGLQIVEPAFFNQMTTMHGLVMVFGAVMPAFVGLANWMIPLMIGAPDMALPRMNNFSFWLLPAAFLLLLSTLFMPGGGPNFGWTFYAPLSTTYAPESVTFFIFAIHLMGVSSIMGAINVIATILNLRAPGMTLMKMPLFVWTWLITAFLLIAVMPVLAGVVTMMLMDIHFGTSFFSAAGGGDPVLFQHVFWFFGHPEVYIMILPAFGAVSSIIPTFSRKPLFGYTSMVYATGAIAFLSFIVWAHHMFVVGIPLVGELFFMYATLLIAVPTGVKVFNWVSTMWQGALTFETPMLFAVAFVILFTIGGFSGLMLAIAPADFQYQDTYFVVAHFHYVLVPGAIFGIFASAYYWLPKWTGHMYDETLGKLHFWLSFIGMNMAFFPMHFVGLAGMPRRIPDYNLQFADFNMVSSIGAFTFGATQVFFLFIVIKCIRGGAPAPAKPWEGAEGLEWSIPSPAPYHTFVTPPEVK; this is encoded by the coding sequence ATGAGTGCTGTGATCGATGACCACGGCCATGCCGGCCATGATGACCATGCCCACGGGCCGGCCAAGGGCCTGATGCGCTGGGTGCTGACCACCAACCACAAGGACATCGGCACCTTGTACCTGTGGTTCAGCTTCACCATGTTCCTGGTGGGCGGCACCTTCGCCATGGTGATTCGTGCCGAGCTGTTCCAGCCCGGGCTGCAGATCGTCGAACCGGCGTTCTTCAACCAGATGACCACCATGCACGGCCTGGTGATGGTCTTCGGTGCGGTGATGCCGGCCTTCGTCGGCCTGGCCAACTGGATGATCCCGTTGATGATCGGCGCGCCGGACATGGCCCTGCCGCGGATGAACAACTTCAGCTTCTGGTTGCTGCCCGCGGCCTTCCTGCTGCTGCTCTCGACCCTGTTCATGCCCGGCGGCGGACCGAACTTCGGCTGGACCTTCTACGCGCCACTGTCGACCACCTATGCGCCGGAAAGCGTGACCTTCTTCATCTTCGCCATCCACCTGATGGGCGTCAGCTCGATCATGGGGGCGATCAACGTGATCGCCACCATCCTCAACCTGCGCGCTCCGGGCATGACCCTGATGAAAATGCCGCTGTTCGTCTGGACCTGGCTGATCACCGCGTTCCTGCTGATCGCGGTGATGCCGGTGCTGGCGGGCGTGGTGACCATGATGCTGATGGACATCCATTTCGGCACCAGCTTCTTCAGCGCCGCCGGCGGTGGCGACCCCGTGTTGTTCCAGCACGTGTTCTGGTTCTTCGGCCATCCCGAGGTGTACATCATGATCCTGCCGGCCTTCGGCGCCGTCAGTTCGATCATCCCCACCTTCAGCCGCAAGCCGCTGTTCGGCTACACCTCGATGGTCTACGCCACCGGGGCCATCGCCTTCCTGTCGTTCATCGTCTGGGCACACCACATGTTCGTGGTGGGCATCCCGCTGGTGGGCGAGCTGTTCTTCATGTACGCCACCTTGCTGATCGCCGTGCCCACGGGGGTCAAGGTGTTCAACTGGGTGAGCACCATGTGGCAGGGCGCGCTGACCTTCGAGACGCCGATGCTGTTCGCCGTGGCCTTCGTCATCCTGTTCACCATCGGCGGTTTCTCCGGGTTGATGCTGGCCATCGCCCCGGCGGACTTCCAGTACCAGGACACCTACTTCGTGGTGGCGCACTTCCACTACGTGCTGGTGCCCGGGGCGATCTTCGGCATCTTCGCCTCGGCCTACTACTGGCTGCCCAAGTGGACCGGGCACATGTACGACGAGACCCTGGGCAAGTTGCACTTCTGGCTGTCCTTCATCGGCATGAACATGGCGTTCTTCCCCATGCACTTCGTCGGCCTGGCCGGCATGCCGCGGCGGATCCCGGACTACAACCTGCAGTTCGCCGATTTCAACATGGTGTCGTCCATCGGGGCCTTCACCTTCGGCGCGACGCAGGTCTTCTTCCTGTTCATCGTCATCAAGTGCATTCGCGGCGGCGCGCCGGCTCCGGCCAAGCCATGGGAAGGGGCCGAGGGGCTGGAGTGGAGCATTCCTTCGCCAGCGCCCTACCACACCTTCGTCACGCCACCGGAAGTGAAGTGA
- a CDS encoding SURF1 family protein, with protein MKGFRPGLVPTLVVLALLPVLVWLGFWQLGRGEQKRQLLASYAERRAGAPVPLFELLEAPDPAFLRVRLHGHFDGEHSLLLDNRMHDGKVGVELLQPFLDQASGRWLLVNRGWLPWPDRRTPPRFETPAQSLDLEAWVYVVPGAAFQLHADPAGASWPRLVTAVAPDKLWAELGRTGFAHEVRQESGPGAYLTQWPVVAMGPEKHQAYAAQWFAMAVALLLLYGYFGWHNAREKRHGNGHESTQHL; from the coding sequence ATGAAAGGCTTTCGCCCGGGCCTGGTGCCGACGCTGGTGGTGCTTGCGTTGCTGCCGGTGCTGGTCTGGCTGGGGTTCTGGCAGCTGGGGCGTGGCGAGCAGAAGCGCCAGTTGCTGGCCAGCTACGCCGAGCGTCGCGCTGGCGCGCCGGTGCCGTTGTTCGAGCTGCTGGAAGCGCCGGACCCGGCCTTCTTGCGCGTGCGCCTGCACGGGCATTTCGATGGCGAGCACAGCCTGTTGCTGGATAACCGCATGCATGACGGCAAGGTCGGGGTCGAGCTGCTGCAGCCCTTCCTGGACCAGGCCAGCGGCCGCTGGCTGCTGGTCAACCGTGGCTGGCTGCCCTGGCCCGACCGGCGTACGCCACCGCGTTTCGAGACGCCGGCGCAGAGCCTGGACCTGGAGGCCTGGGTCTATGTCGTGCCGGGGGCGGCGTTCCAACTGCATGCCGATCCGGCGGGGGCCAGTTGGCCCCGGCTGGTGACGGCGGTGGCGCCGGACAAGCTGTGGGCTGAGCTGGGTCGCACAGGTTTTGCCCATGAGGTACGCCAGGAATCCGGCCCCGGCGCCTATCTCACACAGTGGCCCGTGGTCGCCATGGGCCCGGAAAAGCACCAGGCCTATGCCGCGCAGTGGTTCGCCATGGCCGTGGCGCTGCTGCTTCTCTACGGCTACTTCGGCTGGCACAACGCAAGGGAGAAACGCCATGGGAACGGCCATGAATCCACCCAACATCTCTGA
- a CDS encoding methionine ABC transporter ATP-binding protein — MIEFQNVHKTYRVAGRDIPALHPTSLRVENGQVFGLIGHSGAGKSTLLRLINRLENPSGGKIIVDNEEITALDAGGLRRFRQQVGMIFQHFNLLASKTVADNVALPLQLSGELSRTEIDKRVTELLARVGLADHARKYPAQLSGGQKQRVGIARALATKPKILLCDEATSALDPQTTASVLQLLAEINRELKLTIVLITHEMDVIRRVCDQVAVMDAGTIVEQGDVAQVFLHPKHPTTKRFVQEDEQIDENEQRDDFAHVPGRIVRLTFQGESTYAPLLGTVARETGVDYSILAGRIDRIKDTPYGQLTLAISGGDMEAAFARFAAADVHMEVLR, encoded by the coding sequence GTGATCGAGTTTCAAAACGTCCATAAAACCTACCGGGTCGCCGGTAGGGATATCCCTGCCCTGCACCCGACCAGTCTTCGGGTCGAGAATGGCCAGGTGTTCGGCCTGATCGGCCACTCCGGTGCGGGCAAAAGCACCCTGCTACGCCTGATCAACCGCCTGGAAAACCCCAGCGGCGGCAAGATCATCGTCGACAACGAGGAAATCACCGCGCTGGACGCCGGCGGCCTGCGCCGCTTCCGCCAGCAGGTCGGGATGATCTTCCAGCACTTCAACCTGCTGGCTTCCAAGACGGTGGCCGACAACGTGGCCCTGCCACTGCAGCTCTCCGGCGAACTGTCGCGGACCGAGATCGACAAGCGCGTCACTGAACTGCTGGCCCGCGTGGGCCTGGCCGACCATGCCCGCAAGTACCCGGCGCAGTTGTCCGGCGGCCAGAAGCAGCGCGTCGGCATCGCCCGTGCCCTGGCCACCAAGCCCAAGATCCTGCTGTGCGATGAAGCCACCAGCGCCCTGGACCCGCAGACCACTGCGTCGGTCCTGCAATTGCTGGCCGAGATCAACCGTGAGCTGAAGCTGACCATCGTCCTGATCACCCATGAAATGGACGTGATCCGCCGCGTCTGCGACCAGGTGGCGGTGATGGACGCCGGTACGATCGTCGAGCAAGGCGATGTGGCCCAGGTGTTCCTGCATCCCAAGCACCCGACCACCAAGCGCTTCGTCCAGGAAGACGAACAGATCGACGAGAACGAACAGCGCGATGACTTCGCCCATGTACCGGGACGTATCGTGCGCCTGACCTTCCAGGGCGAATCCACCTATGCACCGCTGCTGGGCACCGTGGCCCGGGAGACGGGAGTCGACTACAGCATCCTCGCCGGACGCATCGACCGCATCAAAGACACCCCTTACGGGCAATTGACCCTGGCCATCTCCGGCGGCGACATGGAAGCGGCCTTTGCTCGCTTCGCCGCGGCGGACGTCCACATGGAGGTGCTGCGCTAA
- a CDS encoding MetQ/NlpA family ABC transporter substrate-binding protein, with translation MKKLLVAFAAVAAFSAHAAETLTVAATPVPHAEILEFVKPALAKEGVDLKVKVFTDYVQPNVQVAEKRLDANFFQHQPYLDEFNKAKGTQLVSVAGVHVEPLGAYSNKYKQLSELPNGATVVVPNDATNGGRALLLLDKAGVIKLKDSNNILATVKDISENTKGLKFRELEAATIPRVLTQVDLALINTNYALEAKLDPAKDALVIEGKDSPYVNILVARADDKDSDAMKKLVAALHSPEVKKFIEEKYKGAIVPAF, from the coding sequence ATGAAAAAACTACTCGTCGCTTTCGCAGCCGTGGCCGCGTTCTCCGCGCATGCTGCCGAAACCCTGACCGTGGCCGCTACGCCGGTGCCCCACGCCGAGATCCTGGAGTTCGTCAAACCGGCCCTGGCCAAGGAAGGTGTAGACCTGAAGGTCAAGGTTTTCACCGACTACGTGCAACCCAACGTGCAAGTGGCCGAGAAGCGCCTGGACGCCAACTTCTTCCAGCACCAGCCGTACCTGGATGAGTTCAACAAGGCCAAGGGCACCCAGCTGGTGAGTGTCGCCGGCGTGCACGTGGAGCCCCTGGGCGCCTACTCGAACAAGTACAAGCAGTTGTCGGAACTGCCCAACGGCGCCACCGTGGTCGTGCCCAACGACGCCACCAACGGCGGCCGCGCCCTGTTGCTGCTGGACAAGGCCGGCGTGATCAAGCTCAAGGACTCCAACAACATCCTGGCCACCGTCAAGGACATCAGCGAGAACACCAAGGGCCTGAAGTTCCGCGAGCTGGAAGCCGCCACCATCCCGCGCGTGCTGACCCAGGTCGACCTGGCTCTGATCAACACCAACTACGCCCTGGAAGCCAAGCTGGATCCGGCCAAGGACGCCCTGGTGATCGAAGGCAAGGACTCGCCTTACGTGAACATCCTGGTGGCCCGTGCTGACGACAAGGACTCGGACGCCATGAAGAAGCTGGTTGCCGCCCTGCACAGCCCTGAGGTGAAGAAGTTCATCGAAGAGAAGTACAAGGGCGCGATCGTGCCGGCGTTCTGA
- a CDS encoding twin transmembrane helix small protein codes for MLKAAIVLMLIATVISLFSGLFFLVKDDSQSKRLLTSLSIRVCLAVITVGLIAWGFFSGQLVSHSPW; via the coding sequence ATGCTCAAAGCAGCCATCGTCCTGATGCTGATTGCCACGGTTATCAGCCTGTTCAGCGGCCTGTTCTTTCTGGTCAAGGACGACAGCCAATCCAAGCGCCTGCTGACGTCGCTGAGTATTCGGGTGTGCCTGGCCGTGATCACCGTCGGCTTGATCGCCTGGGGGTTCTTCAGCGGCCAGCTGGTGTCCCATTCCCCCTGGTAA